A genomic region of Runella rosea contains the following coding sequences:
- a CDS encoding SixA phosphatase family protein gives MKRYLYIVRHAKAEDSSSFFGDFDRELTSSGTIDAARMGKFLADKGLKPDLLVSSSAARAFQTARIMAEQLHYEYEAIKTTRDLYDNGPKAYLAAVNTAPEKCRHLMVFGHNPDITYFAEYLTNYDIGSMSKGSVVTVEFANLDWEEISSRTGKFISYDAPKHLKQ, from the coding sequence ATGAAACGTTATCTGTACATAGTCCGCCACGCTAAAGCGGAAGATAGTTCTTCATTCTTTGGAGATTTCGACCGCGAGCTTACTTCATCAGGTACCATTGATGCGGCCCGCATGGGGAAGTTTCTGGCCGACAAGGGCCTGAAACCAGACTTGTTGGTGAGCAGTTCGGCGGCTCGTGCGTTTCAGACGGCCCGCATCATGGCCGAACAGCTTCATTACGAATATGAAGCCATCAAAACCACCCGCGACCTGTACGATAACGGCCCTAAAGCCTACCTTGCCGCCGTCAATACGGCCCCAGAGAAATGCCGCCATCTGATGGTATTTGGTCATAATCCTGACATCACTTACTTTGCCGAATACCTTACCAATTATGACATCGGCTCCATGTCAAAAGGCTCGGTTGTCACCGTTGAATTTGCCAATTTAGATTGGGAAGAAATTTCTTCAAGAACGGGAAAATTCATCAGCTACGACGCTCCAAAACACTTAAAACAATAA